A genome region from Solirubrobacter pauli includes the following:
- a CDS encoding muconolactone Delta-isomerase, translated as MEYLVDFAVTVPAGTPEAEAKARFAGETVAAAELADAGHLLRVWKRPLDGAIVGLYRADDDAHLETLLRTLPLYEWMRIGVTALDAHPNDPRRN; from the coding sequence ATGGAATACCTCGTCGACTTCGCCGTGACCGTCCCGGCCGGGACGCCCGAAGCTGAGGCGAAGGCCCGCTTCGCCGGCGAGACCGTCGCCGCCGCCGAGCTGGCGGACGCCGGCCACTTGCTCCGCGTGTGGAAGCGCCCCCTCGACGGCGCGATCGTCGGGCTCTACCGCGCCGACGACGACGCGCACCTCGAGACGCTCCTGCGGACCTTGCCGCTGTACGAGTGGATGCGCATCGGCGTGACCGCGCTCGACGCCCATCCGAACGACCCGCGACGCAACTAG